The DNA region GAACACGAATGAAGTACTCCGTACTGTACCTACGAATTGCAATGGGCTGCAAGGGCCCTGCAGCCGCGCGCGGGCCCTGCCCtcatgccatccatgcctcGCAGGCTGGAGGGGCGGTGGCCACCGCTCTCACCACCCAaccgccgtgccgcgcccgcccaccccgagacgccgccgccgccgccgcttttCCGGGCCAAGAGCCCTGCATCCCCACCGGTTGCACCGACCCGGCGCCCCATCAGCTCGCCATGCCAGCAATTGGACGACCTGGGGCCCATACCTTTGGTAGTGTCCATCCAAGCCGTGCGTTTGATCCATCACTCCGTCCAGCTCCACCAGCCCCGGGCCATCTGACGTCGCCTGCCGCGCGCACTCTGCTCTGTGCCACCCGCAGCTAGCAGAAAACTTATTACCTGCTGCATTGGATTGGTTTGGATTGGGTTGGACTGGGTTGAGGCTGGACAAAGTACCTTCGCCGACTTGAACAGACGGCTCTCCCCTTGTCATGTCTGCCTGGTTGTGGTGCTGAACATACTTATtgcccatccatccttcTCATCTAGTTCCCCCCCCTGCACTCCCGTGTTTCATCCTCCCACCCTCTTGCTGCAACTTTgcgtcgtgctgccgctgctgtggTCTTCAACCCCGTAGCCGTGACACATTCATAGCTCGCCTCCCAGACGACATTTCACGTTGTGGTGACGAGCTTCACACGCCATCCGTTGCGAATTCATCATACGCCCGGACCCCCGACTGTGCAGTGACGACGCTTCTCTCATACCGCCAGTGATACGCTCATCTCAGCAGCAGACTCGTCCCTCCGCCACCATGACGACCAAGACGCTCCCCGCCAACTCCAGCGACGCCTACGACTATGTCATCGTGGGCGGTGGCACCGCTGGCTGCGTCCTTGCCTCGCGCCTCTCCAGCTACCTGCCCGAGCGCAAAGTCCTGCTGATCGAGGCCGGCCCCTCCGACTTCGACCTCAGCAATGTCCTCGACCTGCGCCAGTGGCTAaccctcctcggcggcgagctcgactACGACTACGGCACTACGGAGCAGCCCATGGGCAACTCCCACATCCGCCATTCGCGCGCaaaggtcctcggcggctgctccTCGCACAACACTCTCATCTCCTTCCGCCCCTTCCGCCATGACCTGGATCGCTGGGTGGCCAAGGGCTGCAAGGGCTGGGACTTTGACAcgctcgtccgtctcgtcgacAACCTGCGCAACACCTTCCAGCCCGTCCATGCCCGCCATCGCAACCAGCTCTGCAAGGATTGGGTCGAGGCGTGCTCCACCGCCCTCGGTATCCCCGTCATTCAGAACTTCAACGACGAGATCCGCTCCACTGGCCAGCTGACGCAGGGCGCCGGCTTCTTCAACATCTCGTACAACCCGGACAATGGCTACCGCAGCAGTGCCTCAGTCGCGTACATCCACCCCatcctgcgcggcgaggagcgccgtCCCAACCTGACAGTCCTGACCGAGGCTCACGTCTCCAAGCTGTTCGTCGAaaacgacgaggccaagggcgtcgccgtcaccctcGCCTCGGGCCAGAAGCTCACGATCCGCGCGCGCAAGGAGACCATCCTctctgccggcgccgtcgacacccCGCGCCTGATGCTGCACTCTGGCCTGGGCCCccgcgcgcagctcgagggcctcggcaTTAAAGTCGTCAAGGACATTCCCGGCGTGGGCGAGAACCTCATCGACCACCCCGAGACCATCATAATGTGGGAGCTCAACCAGCCGGTGCCTCCGAACCAGACGACCATGGACTCGGACGCCGGCGTCTTTTTCCGCCGTGAGCCCACCAACGCggccggcaacgacggcgacgcggccgatGTGATGATGCACTGCTACCAGATCCCCTTCTGCCTCAACACTGAGCGTCTGGGCTACCCGGTGGTCCGGGACGGGTACGCGTTCTGCATGACGCCCAACATTCCCCGTGCGCGCTCACGCGGCCGCATCTACCTGACGTCtgccgacccggccgtcaaGCCGGCGCTCGATTTCCGCTACTTCACGGACCCAGAGGGCTATgacgcggcgacgctggtggcgggcatccgcgcggcgcgcaagATTGCCGAGCAGGAGCCATTCAAGGGTTGGCtgaaggaggaggtggcgccCGGCCCTAAGGTAcagacggacgaggagatTAGTGAGTACGCGCGTCGGGTCGCGCATACGGTGTACCACCCCGCGGGCACGACCAAGATGGGCGACGTGACGCGCGACGAGTACGCCGTGGTGGACCCGGAGCTCAAGGTGCGAGGCATCAAGAAgctgcgcatcgccgacgcgggcatCTTCCCGGAGATGGTGTCCATCAACCCGATGCTGACGGTGCTGGCGATTggcgagcgcgcggccgagCTCATTGCCATGGAGGACGGCTGGAAGGTTGGCAACAAGCCCGCCAGGCTGTAAAggcgcgacgcggcggcgctgtgtATTCGTGTCGGGCGGCTCGCTTGCcgaggggcggcggtcgacTGTACGATGGCTTAATGTGTTGAACGATTCATGTTTGCGCGGTCATGGGCCGTCATCGAACGGCCGACCGTTATCGGGATTAGTAGAGATGTTGTCGTGGCCAAAGTTAGTTGCTACTAAGATTGAATGACATGAGCTTATCCCCACGCCGGAGCTGTGTACGATGAGTGTTTAGATGCATGTCGAAATACAGCTGGGAGGAGTGAGTGCGCTGGGTCATCTTGGGAGGGCATGCTTAACGGAGGATAT from Purpureocillium takamizusanense chromosome 3, complete sequence includes:
- a CDS encoding uncharacterized protein (antiSMASH:Cluster_3.2) yields the protein MAAAHDLSQWPGTPKPCCGTSTLPWRMGHTPPPSGHDGWTQDLELGNNNNHLDYRTRMKYSVLYLRIAMGCKGPAAARGPCPHAIHASQAGGAVATALTTQPPCRARPPRDAAAAAAFPGQEPCIPTGCTDPAPHQLAMPAIGRPGAHTFGSVHPSRAFDPSLRPAPPAPGHLTSPAARTLLCATRS
- a CDS encoding uncharacterized protein (EggNog:ENOG503NW9R~antiSMASH:Cluster_3.2~COG:E~CAZy:AA3~CAZy:AA8), whose protein sequence is MTTKTLPANSSDAYDYVIVGGGTAGCVLASRLSSYLPERKVLLIEAGPSDFDLSNVLDLRQWLTLLGGELDYDYGTTEQPMGNSHIRHSRAKVLGGCSSHNTLISFRPFRHDLDRWVAKGCKGWDFDTLVRLVDNLRNTFQPVHARHRNQLCKDWVEACSTALGIPVIQNFNDEIRSTGQLTQGAGFFNISYNPDNGYRSSASVAYIHPILRGEERRPNLTVLTEAHVSKLFVENDEAKGVAVTLASGQKLTIRARKETILSAGAVDTPRLMLHSGLGPRAQLEGLGIKVVKDIPGVGENLIDHPETIIMWELNQPVPPNQTTMDSDAGVFFRREPTNAAGNDGDAADVMMHCYQIPFCLNTERLGYPVVRDGYAFCMTPNIPRARSRGRIYLTSADPAVKPALDFRYFTDPEGYDAATLVAGIRAARKIAEQEPFKGWLKEEVAPGPKVQTDEEISEYARRVAHTVYHPAGTTKMGDVTRDEYAVVDPELKVRGIKKLRIADAGIFPEMVSINPMLTVLAIGERAAELIAMEDGWKVGNKPARL